In a single window of the Carassius gibelio isolate Cgi1373 ecotype wild population from Czech Republic chromosome A12, carGib1.2-hapl.c, whole genome shotgun sequence genome:
- the sgca gene encoding alpha-sarcoglycan isoform X1, giving the protein MAHKGIWALAITVLTAGLLLVRADIITEAPVGQLFVYELHREVFQSEFEPFHKVFGQVFNDPMVFKCNKERFPDLPRWLRFTQRDAYDNGFLYGTPLPRDQGRNIIEIFVINKRNYETFKERLVINVGPAVKQMPYQAEFFIERREIEKVLPAAVQAEIKLDMQKLWRTSRLEFVNISSALERGGRVPLPLPGHFEGVYVKLGSDQPFSQCMLRLETAEHQRDCASGQKITGDCSNCENPINCITWCKSTLFDLSRPVPPAPVPTVGSGVLAWGGEFNPPESPPDRDFFPDYIVTVIVPLVLVLILCLILSYIMCCRREGVLKRNAKTPDLQLYHHHTIQGDANELRRMAGGDRRTADRPRQCLQPLLMAEQAMAES; this is encoded by the exons ATGGCACACAAAGGGATCTGGGCTTTGGCAATAACAG TCCTCACAGCAGGTCTCCTGTTGGTCCGGGCCGACATTATCACAGAAGCCCCGGTGGGTCAGCTGTTCGTCTATGAGCTACACCGAGAGGTTTTCCAGAGTGAATTTGAGCCTTTTCATAAGGTCTTCG GTCAAGTTTTTAATGATCCCATGGTGTTTAAATGCAACAAGGAGCGGTTTCCAGATCTGCCTCGCTGGCTCCGCTTCACCCAGAGAGACGCCTACGACAACGGATTCCTGTACGGGACGCCTCTGCCACGGGACCAGGGCAGGAACATCATAGAG ATTTTCGTGATCAACAAGCGTAATTACGAAACGTTTAAAGAGAGGCTGGTGATAAATGTGGGTCCTGCAG TAAAGCAGATGCCGTACCAGGCTGAGTTCTTCATAGAGCGGAGAGAGATTGAGAAAGTGCTGCCCGCTGCTGTTCAAGCGGAGATCAAACTGGACATGCAGAAACTGTGGAGAACCAGCCGTCTGGAGTTTGTCAACATCAGCTCTGCTCTGGAGAGGGGCGGCCGCGTGCCCCTGCCTCTTCCAGGACACTTCGAAGG CGTGTATGTGAAGCTGGGTTCAGACCAGCCGTTTTCTCAATGCATGCTGAGACTTGAGACAGCGGAGCATCAGAGAGATTGTGCATCTGGACAGAAGATCACCGGAGACTGCAGCAACTGTGAAAACCCCATCAACTGCATCACCTGGTGCAAATCTACCCTG TTTGACCTGTCCAGGCCCGTTCCTCCGGCTCCGGTCCCCACCGTGGGCTCAGGCGTCCTGGCGTGGGGAGGAGAGTTCAATCCTCCGGAGTCTCCTCCTGACAGAGATTTCTTCCCAGACTACATTGTCACCGTCATCGTTCCCTTGGTTCTGGTTTTGATCCTCTGTCTCATCCTGTCCTACATCATGTGCTGCAGGAGAGAGGGAGT TCTGAAACGAAATGCCAAGACTCCGGA TCTGCAGCTCTATCATCACCACACCATCCAGGGTGATGCCAACGAGCTGCGCAGGATGGCCGGCGGAGACAGACGCACCGCAGATCGTCCTCGGCAGTGCTTACAGCCGCTCCTCATGGCAGAGCAGGCAATGGCTGAGAGCTGA
- the sgca gene encoding alpha-sarcoglycan isoform X2 has translation MAHKGIWALAITAGLLLVRADIITEAPVGQLFVYELHREVFQSEFEPFHKVFGQVFNDPMVFKCNKERFPDLPRWLRFTQRDAYDNGFLYGTPLPRDQGRNIIEIFVINKRNYETFKERLVINVGPAVKQMPYQAEFFIERREIEKVLPAAVQAEIKLDMQKLWRTSRLEFVNISSALERGGRVPLPLPGHFEGVYVKLGSDQPFSQCMLRLETAEHQRDCASGQKITGDCSNCENPINCITWCKSTLFDLSRPVPPAPVPTVGSGVLAWGGEFNPPESPPDRDFFPDYIVTVIVPLVLVLILCLILSYIMCCRREGVLKRNAKTPDLQLYHHHTIQGDANELRRMAGGDRRTADRPRQCLQPLLMAEQAMAES, from the exons ATGGCACACAAAGGGATCTGGGCTTTGGCAATAACAG CAGGTCTCCTGTTGGTCCGGGCCGACATTATCACAGAAGCCCCGGTGGGTCAGCTGTTCGTCTATGAGCTACACCGAGAGGTTTTCCAGAGTGAATTTGAGCCTTTTCATAAGGTCTTCG GTCAAGTTTTTAATGATCCCATGGTGTTTAAATGCAACAAGGAGCGGTTTCCAGATCTGCCTCGCTGGCTCCGCTTCACCCAGAGAGACGCCTACGACAACGGATTCCTGTACGGGACGCCTCTGCCACGGGACCAGGGCAGGAACATCATAGAG ATTTTCGTGATCAACAAGCGTAATTACGAAACGTTTAAAGAGAGGCTGGTGATAAATGTGGGTCCTGCAG TAAAGCAGATGCCGTACCAGGCTGAGTTCTTCATAGAGCGGAGAGAGATTGAGAAAGTGCTGCCCGCTGCTGTTCAAGCGGAGATCAAACTGGACATGCAGAAACTGTGGAGAACCAGCCGTCTGGAGTTTGTCAACATCAGCTCTGCTCTGGAGAGGGGCGGCCGCGTGCCCCTGCCTCTTCCAGGACACTTCGAAGG CGTGTATGTGAAGCTGGGTTCAGACCAGCCGTTTTCTCAATGCATGCTGAGACTTGAGACAGCGGAGCATCAGAGAGATTGTGCATCTGGACAGAAGATCACCGGAGACTGCAGCAACTGTGAAAACCCCATCAACTGCATCACCTGGTGCAAATCTACCCTG TTTGACCTGTCCAGGCCCGTTCCTCCGGCTCCGGTCCCCACCGTGGGCTCAGGCGTCCTGGCGTGGGGAGGAGAGTTCAATCCTCCGGAGTCTCCTCCTGACAGAGATTTCTTCCCAGACTACATTGTCACCGTCATCGTTCCCTTGGTTCTGGTTTTGATCCTCTGTCTCATCCTGTCCTACATCATGTGCTGCAGGAGAGAGGGAGT TCTGAAACGAAATGCCAAGACTCCGGA TCTGCAGCTCTATCATCACCACACCATCCAGGGTGATGCCAACGAGCTGCGCAGGATGGCCGGCGGAGACAGACGCACCGCAGATCGTCCTCGGCAGTGCTTACAGCCGCTCCTCATGGCAGAGCAGGCAATGGCTGAGAGCTGA